The region agagtataggcggacccctcaaacttttcagtagcaagagtatgggcggaccccggaaacatttctgtagcaagagtataggcgaacagatgaaaaaaattgttttttcaagattgtaggtgaaggccggaaaacttagttgcctaagagtataggcgattgcctgaaaaatcggtgtaccaagagtataggcaaacacctaaaaaaattggtttgctaaGAGGATAGGTGAAGGCAGGAAAAATTTGTTGGCTAAAattataggcgaaggcctgaaaaattggtgtaccaagagtacaagtgtacccctgaaaaattgctcaaatgggttgtcccgcgcctaaagagaaaatttttttttgcccagtcccccagtacctgtaaaggaatactgctgccaggtgttattaaaaaaaaaattcccttacctgaatccccgttcagcaactttaaaaaaatcttctttccaagatggctgccgctggtcttctcccacgatgcaccgcgggtcttctcccatggtgcaccgtggatgttcttctgctgtctgagctccactgccgattccagccacctcattggctgatcggcaccacgtgatgggggcggagctatgcgatgaccctgagaagggggaggagccaggatgcagctcgtgagcccggaccatccagaagaggattcctctctgcgcaagcgcgactgttccggcgaccagagaagcagtttggttgtcgccatggagacggggacgccagcaccgggagggggtaagtatataacttctgtatggccaatatttaatgcacgatgtatattacaaagtgcattaatattgtcatacagaagtgcataactgcacttgcttctgcgggacaacccctttaaccccaagggcaggtgaaagccataaaaTTTTGTAAACATACAGCTCGTTGTTTCTTTATTTGTAACagcgcctggaggcagccctccgaaaacattggttttaacagccttttgggccgcagaaaaattggcggttcagtgtgatgacatgctgttttaggaggaggaggaggattaagtTCAGAAAGGGATAGTCCAAGCTACTTCTCCGCTTTTTTGcggttagagagaggatgcatattacTCCCGTTGcccctaaaagaatctttaggatcagctgctttccaccagtggaggagagaagtctggggaaattcagcctttgctcatctttatgagtgtaagcatgtcagcgctggCAGTTCACAggtaggtacgcttatctgtgatgatccccccattgctgaatggagtggaggacagtggaggtgagagtatgggtgcaggccaggaggcgctcgtgcctgcatcctgggagggggataggATCTATGTGGCAGGGTGCGGCTCAGAGGAAGAGGCactggtgtgacccggaggtggtgaatggccttcgtcccaccttgtgggatgcttggccatcatatgcctgcgcatgctggtggtggtgaggctggtagtggtggctccctggctgatcttggtgcaacacaggttgcacgccACATTTCGACGGTCGTccacactctcactaaaaaaaacatccatacctttgaacacctagccctctgcacgaaaggctttgcagtggcctaggaaatattagagtactgtttcgcggtgagacctctgtctaatgccctgcagactgagaattatataactgaaaggctttgcagtggcctaggaaatattagagtactgtttcgcggtgagacctctgtctaatgcactgcagactgagaacggtataactgaaaagctctgcacagggctagatgcgttaaaaaaaagggtgcactactgctcccagccagccacaactataatgcacatggtgaggagtagccctaagaaagacggTTGGGGTTCTTTAGAGAGGTTCccaactgtaaaactttccctatctcagcagctctttcccttaaCTCTGCGTAATGCAATACAGACTGACAATAGTATAGctataatgctctgcacaggcctagatgctttaaaaaaagagggtgcactactgctcccagacagccacaactgtaatgcacatgacgaggagtagctctaagaaggaccattggggttcttgatgagaggatcctacgctaacactttccctgtataagcatcagcacttttcctaacctctgccagcatgcgtctgaggcgagccgcgggcaggaccagtttaagtactcggcagtcacctgatcggcccagctactcactactgtgggggggggggggggggctggcacgtcacacctggaagtggtaatgccttccccgcatgtttattggctagaaaatggcgctaaacatgcggggaagggaaatgaaattgacttgagtaccgcgtggtgttcgtcttgagtaacgagcatctcgagtaccctaatactcgaacgagtagcaagctttgaagagcatgctcgctcatctctactgcttaacCTTGATTATAAATTACTAACAAGTATACTCGCCAAACGCCTGAACCCTCTTCTTCCCCATTTCATCCACAAAGATCAGGTAGGTTTTATACCTACCAGACAAGCTCCAGAGAACGTAAGAAAGGTCTTGTTCCATATAGCCCAGAGAAACCCTGATGCTAGCTTTGGCGCTAGACATAGAAAAGGCATTCAATAGCCTACAATGGGATTATTTCTTCACAGCCCTTGATAGAATGGGGATTAGCGCTAGCCCTTAGATCACTACACTCTAGCCCCTCGGCAACCCTGAAACTCCCCTGTTCCAATCCCACGCCGATTGCTATACAAAGAGGAACTAGACAGGGATGCCTCCTATCCCCGACTCTATTCGTGTTGGCAATGAAACCCCTTGCAAATATGATACGGGAGAACCCTAATGTAGCAGGGATCATGCAAGATGGGAGGAAGTCTAAGGTCAAtctatttgcagatgacatcctTCTTACTCTATCTGGACCACTAACATGTTTTCTCAATTTAATGGCTATCCTAGACAGAGCCGCTGTAACTTCGGGTCTACAGGTCTACAGGACAAAACAGAAGCTCTGTAAATCAATATCGCCCTCAGCATGCAGAAATTGATTAAGATAAAATTTGGGTTTCAGTCCCCGCAGCATTACCTCACATATCTAGGTATTAAGATTACCTCATCGCTGGGCACATTGTATAAATGGAATTACCCGTCCCTGTTTAACAAGCTCAAGAGTGAATTGAAAAAATGGGACTAATACACGCTCTCCGGAATGGGGCGCATAAATTCCATAAATGTCTCCCTATAGCAATTCCAACACACAAACATTATCATAGGAGAGTAGGGGGACTCTCAGTTCCAAATTTACAGATATAATGCTGCGGCTCAGTTGTTACAGATTCCCCCCATGTTTTCTGGCCCAGGAGTTCCCCTCTGGGTGAATCTGGAAGCCTCCCTGGTATTTCCTGCAAAACTTGGGGCTATGATCTGGAATAAAGAGGAAACGATAGGAGACTTGCAAAACAAGTCCCCTCTAACTTATAATCTCTACTTTATATGGAGGAAAAATAGATTTATACATCAGTTGATGTCAACCTCCGTTGCTTCCCATTATACCCAACCAGGATTTTCCACCAAGCACTCAAGGAGAGAGGCTGATATGAAAGAACAGTGGTATCATGTTATTACACCAGTTTTTATTGCTAAATAGGCCACTTTCCCCACAACAAATCTCTGAAATACATGGTTCCTGCGCATCTATGGATAAAAGTAAACCAGATATGCAGTTTCATACGCTCTAGACTATCCCGACCCCTTATCTCGGTAAATCCAACTCCCTTTGAGAAGTTCTGTTTGAAGTCACCTATGCAATCAGGGATGATTGTGTTCCTTTACTCGACCATGAACCAACCTTCACATGAGGATAAACTCCCTTTAATGAAATGTTAGGAAACAGACCTGAATTTATCTCTATCACTATAAAGGTGTCTTCACTGCTGTAACTTTATTTCCAAGGGAAGTCATCAAGTAACTTTACCGGAATCCTCATATAGGATACTTCATAGGGTGTATTATGTTCCCATGACCATTAACAAGTTTTCCCCAACTTCCTCCCCATATTGCTTCAGAGGGTGTGGAGCTCTGGGGACCATATCACATATATGGTGGACATGTCCGCTAGTGAGATCTCTGTGAGGTCAAGTAAAAAATTTAATAACAAGAGTCGTGGGTAGAACTTTCCAAATGCTCCCGTCGGCTTACCTCCTGGCGGACAAACCTGAGGGATTTACAAATCAACAGCACAAGCTTTCCCAATACATCTGCATCGCAGCCCGTTTTACACCTGGAACTAGTTTTAACGAGAATAGCGCAGATGATGCTATATGAAAAGTCATTCGCCATGAGGGAAGATCGTATGGAAGGATTCCttaagacttggcagccatggtcTGAGTACCTAAATATCTGGGCCTGCCTTGGCTATTACTGTTGTGAGGAGATGACTTTGGaccttgaaaaggggaggagaagagaagaagagaggGAATTCGATGATACAATGACACAGGGGAaaaagaggtgggggggggggggtcagaaagTAAAACACATATTACTATAAAGCAAATCCTGATTGTACCAGAACACCAAATTTCACAAGTCATTAAGGCAATGTTTGCTTGTAAGGCTGTTTATTTGTTTGTTATAATGTTTATGCGATTGAACATATAAGATCCCCCTGCGAGGGGTAATATGTAACACAACAGTTTGTTATAAAAATAAATTTGCAGAGCCATTAATAAAATCCTTTTGAAACTAAAAAATAGGAAATGACTTGTGcgttgtgtgaattctctgatgtctaacaagaaccAATTTATTTggttaaaatatttcccacattctaaacatgcaaATTGTTTATCCTctatgtgaattctctgatgtttaacacaAACTGATTTatgtttaaaacatttcccacattctgaacatgaaaatggcttctattCTGTGTGAGTTCTTTCATGATAAACAAGAGCTCCTTTCTgggtaaaagatttcccacattttgaacatgaaaatggcttttcccctgtgtgaattctttgatgtctaacaagaatcgagctttggttaaaacattttccacattctaaacatgcaaATGGCTTCTCATTGgtgtgagttctctcatgtgtagCAAGACTGTTTTtatgattaaaacatttcccacattctgaacatgaatatggcttttcccctgtgtgaatgagctcaTGTCTAACCAGGAATGCTTTaagtttaaaacatttcccacattctgaacatgaaaatggcttctcccctgtgtgaatcctctgatgtttaacaagatctgatttctgattaaaacatttcccacattctgaacatgaatatggcctctcccctgtgtgagttctttgatgtttaacaagagttGCTTTCtcgttaaaacatttcccacattctgaacatgaaaatggcttctcggctgtgtgaattctctgatgtataacaagaactgatttccggctaaaacatttcccacattctgaacatgaaaatggcttctcacctgtgtgagttATCTGATGTTTATGAAGAGCTGCTTTctggttaaaacattttccacattctaaacatgaaaatggcctttcccctgtgtgaattctctgatgattaagAAGAGCTGCTATctgtttaaaacattttccacattctgaacatgaaaatggcctctcgcctgtgtgaattctctgatgtttaacaagatctgttTTCTGGcgaaaagatttcccacattctgaacatgaaaatggctttgcgcccgtgtgaattctctgatgtttaataaGATCTGATTTgtctttaaaacatttcccacattctgagcaagaaaatggcttctcccctgtgtgggtTCTCCGATGTATTTCAAGACTTGATTTCCATTcaaaacatttcccgcattctgagcatgaaaattgcttctcccctgtgtgaattttacgATGTGTACCAAGAATTGATTTCTGgcgaaaacatttcccacattctaaacatgaaaatggtttctcccctgtgtgaattctctgatgtgtaacaagttgtgattttttgttaaaacctttcccacattctgggcaTGGATATGGGTTCTCTCTACTGTGAACTTTTTCATGTTTAACATTCCGTtcataaattttatttttctttgcagtctgtgatgaatcagaagattgGATCAGCTCAAaatgatcagatgatggatctttgctgtgaagagcTGATGGTATATCTGGGATATAGGGAGACTCTTCATATGCATCTTGGGTAATACTATGATCATCTGAAGATATCAGACATCCCTCTGACCTCCCGCTGCCATCTCCTGCCAAGAAGAAATGCAATTCTATTATTTTTGAATAATATAACCAGAAGGGCCCATTCACAGAGCCGTATACTCAGGCTGCTTGCTGTACATGTCGAACTGTGAAATAGTATTACCATTGAGACATAACCTTTGTTTAATAGAAGATAAGTTATAACCATCAAAACCAGCAAGAGAAATATGTCTCAGTAATATATACACTACTAGTAGAATTAACTTTTGTATTCTAATTTTTTGCAAATATTGAAAATGGTAGTCCCAGAGAACTAAAACCCGGTCTAAAGCCTTCCAAAGCCCCTTGATTTACCAATGTGGCAAATTCGGTGCAGATTGGTGCAGTCATTTGGCCGTTATGTTTGTGTTCCGACTTGTTTCAAATATGTTGAGAACAGTAGATCGTTAACACCTGAAACCTGATCTAAAACCTTTAAAGCGTCTGATTTAACTGAGTGCTGTATTTGGTGCACATTGGTCCAGTTGTTTTGTATGTTCTGTATGCACAGCCATAGAAATTCAATTACATATAGAATAGAATTCTGCATCTTGTTATCTTGGTCAGTTTTTACCGTAATCCATGTTCTGTATTCTTCTATGTGGCCATATAGGTCTTCATGttatgtattctgttatctgggtatAAATAATTCTGCTCTGCATTCCTTTATCTGGCTATAGGGGAATGTTCTGGATTCCATTATGTGGGTCTATGTCTCCTTGTTCTGGATTCTGTTATCTGGATATATGTTTCTATGTTCTATATTCTATTAGCATACAGTAACTCAATACCAGTGTAATAAGAGGTAATAGTATCCTAATCCCATATGTGGGGAAGTATGTTTCCCACATTAGTACTGACGGCAGATGTATAAGGAATAGGCCTCGTCTACATTCATATCCACAGCTCAGATGTATTACTACTTTAAAGGCTAACTAAACTTTCAAGAAACTTGACAAAATCACAGTGACACATTAGAAGTTTTGTTCAGGGGGTTCAGGTACTGAAACTACTACAAATTGCTAAAATTAAGGGGCAGATGGGCTCAGCCAACTGGTGTGCACCTCCAGCTGTGATTGACAAGCgttgtgtaaggggttaaacatccatGTACTATCATATACATATTTATAATTGCTGTACCTTATGTTCCCGCCAGGCAGGACCTTCagtgagaggtcacatgactttgttcacTCTGATCTTTTATGTTGTTATGAACTGACAGGACCTGATCTGCACCCTGATTGGTTAAAGGCCTGTGTACTAAGGAGCTAAAGAGAGATCTTGTTCCCGGGCTCCGGTGGGACTTGGCGGCTTCAGAGAGTGCAGGGAATAGAGAGATTGAGCTAGTGGAGCTGTAGCAGAGCGGACCTGCAGCTGGACTTGTGTGGATGCGAGTTGGAGAGCCTCAGAGGAACAACTCAGGATTTGCAAACTAAGGCTGTCTGCAcccaggcggatttgcattgcggaatccgtggcgAGTCTCCAcctctgggttccgcagcaaataccgcccatagcatgctatggaaaagtgattcttcttgcacatgagcagaaaccaattgcggtttcggcttgtggaggaaaaattgcagcatgctctatttttgtgtagattccgcacggacggcttccattaaagtcaatggtagctgtccgatctgcagccctttagtaattgacattgcagaaaggtcgcagatttgcgtcatcactaggcaatgacgcaggaaagcaaaacctaaaaaaaaactaaaaaaactgcactgtgcatgtcaGACGACTAGTCGTGCATACTatatgcagtacagatgaagatgcAGAAAGgcaggtacgcacggacgccCCTTCTGCCAGGGCCTGATTTCGCATTCGAAATCTGACTCGCCTATGTACAGGTGGCCTTAGTGGGAGAGCTGTGAGCTGGTAAAAGCAGTTGGGTGGTCCGATAGATTCGCAGTGAGCGGACTGGGTCGGCATCTCCAGGCAACGTGCACTGTTGTTCAAGACGCAAAGATCAGCAGCCAGGACTGGAGTAGGACATGGAAGTCTTTACCAAAATATACGTTAcctatgacatcatgacagcatacaatgGAGGTTGCTCCTCTGCTgacttgtagggacaggaagaggcagagaatAAAAGGACCTCCCCCTCCACCAAGCACCAGTGTTTCCTTCCCCCAcaagacagcagcggcagagactCCACCGCATGCGGCTGGAGTGAAGACTTACCCCAGTCTGGGTTCACGTGAGCAGCATCGGATCATGACAGCCGTGGTTTCCCACAGTAGCACTTCATTTGGGTCTCAGCCAGGGGCTGCGTGGGTCAGGATCCAAGTACAGGCTGCTGGCACAACCGTGGCTGTCGTCCAGGTGGCCGCCGCACCTTAAGAGTCCCCGGCACGTCCGATAATGTCAAATGCTGGCGTCGGCCTTGCGCGGGGGGGAGGGTTCGTGCGGAAAGTTCGCCAAATTCAGAATTTATAAAGCCCCTGCACCAGAGAAACGCTGCGGGTGGTGGATGCAGACTGGTAACCGCTTTCAAGTAAGGATTCTGGGACCCACTACAGGAAGGTTGGCGAGAGAGGATCCGGAGAGTCTCCAgactgtaagtggtcctgtgggccgACCAAAAATGCACCTGCACTAGACTCAGTTCACTTACTGAGTATTTCTTGCcatttcaggacagggatactcaaaagcCCAGGGAGGCTAGAAGGAGTAAAAATGTCCAATGCGTTTGGGAAAGTTGGACAATGTTTACACAGAAAGCCTTTGTGCTACTTGTTGAGCTAAAATACTGCAAGAGGAAAAATCATCTTTTATGCCTGACACCAGGGTAATGATCCGTGAAGAGGTGCAACCTTCCTTTGCAGAGCTCCAGCCATGGCCCTCGGGGGCCACGAGGACGGCTCTGGCTGTGTCAGATTCTGACTCCGACATAGCCGAAGATTTGTCCCTGGAAGAACTGAGTGAGGCAGTGCAGGAGGAAAAGAAATACTTATTTTCCTCCTCCAGCATGGACCAGTTGCTTAAAGCAGTCCGTAAGACCATGCAGGTCAAGGATGAGGCTCAACAACTGCGTATAGCGCAGGAGAAAATGTTTGCAGGTTTTTTACCGCAATGCAAGTCATTTTTTCCCGTAAGTACTACCCTTAAACGCCTGATTTTAAATGAGTGCCAATGCTTTGAACAGAGTCCCTTGGTTTCAAAGGACTTTAAGGACTAACTCTTGTTCTCTGAAGAGGACATCGCCACCATTGATGAAATACCCAAAATAGATATGGCCATTTCCATGGTGACAAGGAAGTCAGGTCTGCCTTTTGATGACGTATCCCACCTGAAAGACTCTATGGACAGCAAGGTGGATCCAGTGATGCGAAGAGCCTGGATTGCGTCAAGTTTGTATATAAAATTGAAtattgctgctacatctgtagcacgTTCTATGACGGGCTGGCTTGACCAATTGTCCACATTAATTGACCAAAAGGCCACAAGAGAGGAAATCGCTAGTGGTATTCCCTTGCGACAGATGGCCATGGGGTTCTTGGCAGATATATCTAGGGAGTCTGTTCGTTTTTGGGCTCGTGCAGGGGCCTTATCTAACAGTCTGGGTGAAGGCCTGGTCAGGTGACATCACCTTTAAAAACAAACTCTGTGCCTTGCCCTTTTCGGGTCACCATATTTTCTGGCCAGACCTGGATTGCCACCTAGTAGAAGTGGCGGACAAAAGCCAGGGGCTTCCAATTGACTGACCCCCTAAAAGACCATTTACACCTGATCTCTTCTCCTCTGCCTATGTGGGGAAAGGGAAGTCTGGGAGATGGTCTTATCCcaaaggaggaaggggtaaggTTCCGACCATTATCCCTGATGCTTTATCTCCACAACAAGTAGGCGGGAGATTAGCTAGTTTCCATACCCAATGGCAGGGTGTCACAACCAATGAGTGGGTACTAAATCTAGTGGTAGAGGGCTATAAAATAGAGTTCGGGTCACGTCCCACGGATAGATTTGTAATAACCTCCATACGATCTTCGGTGCTGCAGCAAGCTCTTCTTAAAGGTGTACAAGGGCTATTCGACCTTGGAGCCATCATTCCCGTCCCCATACGAAAATGTCAAAAGGGATTTTACTCTCCTTAATTTCTCGCCCCCGAACCCAATGGATCACACTCAACCATAATTAACCTTAAAAACCTAAACAACTTCATAGTGTATGAGAAGTTTAAAATGGAGATCATCAAAACCTTAACACCCTTAATTTAGTGCAGATAGCGTTATAGCCACTACTGACCTTAAGGACGCGTATTATCACATTCTCATTTACCCCAATTTTCAAAAGTTCTTGAGATTTGCTCTGGAAATTGAAGGTTCAATCTGTCATTTCCAATTCACTTGCCTTTCCTTTAGGATTTCCTCCTTTCCACGTGTTTTTTCCAAAGTGGTTATCGAGATGGTAGCCCACCTACGTAGgttgggaatagagatgagcgaacgtactcgtaacgagtacttacgcacccgagtaccgccattttcgagtactgcagtactcgggcgtaaagattcggggggcgccgggggtcggggagaggcgcggcggtgcgttcgctcatctctagttgggaatAATTATCATTCCATACTTGGATGATTTCCTTCTGGTGGCGCATCTAGACATCACGCTTGCGTTGCTGCAGGACCTAGGCTGGATTATCAATTATTAGAAATCCAGCATGGATCCCGAAAGTAGGAAAACATTTTTTAGGTGTAATGCTGGATTCCCATCGTCAGTGTTCTTCCTTATCCCCATTCAGGAAACAGCAAATTCTTGTGAAATCAGGAGTGTCATGCAGGGATGGCATGCGGATCCTGCGGTTAATGACGTCTTGTATCAACATCgtgccctgggcccagttccacagcCGTGAACTTCAGgcgcttatcctcaggataaagaACAAATCCCAGGCTTCTCTCGATAGGACAATTCTAATTCCTCCAAGGCCAGATACTCACTATGATGGTGGATGTCGGTTGACAACCTCTCTGAGGCTTCAGAACCAGGACCATGCGATAGTTGTGAAGACAGTTGCCAGTGCTAAAGGTTGGCCACTAGTCAGGAGAATACATGTAATGTACCTGGGGCCCTCAAGAGAAATGAGATTCTTTCAATTTTAGAGAATTGAACGCAATTTGGAAGTCCCTACGTAGCCCCCAGTCACAGTTAGTGGAGAAGCACGTTCGAATTTTACCAGACAACATGACTGCAGTGTCgttcattcgccaccagggtaccaccaggaatacTATGCTTCAGCAACTGGTGGAAAAGATCCTTCGTTGGGCAGAATGAACAGCCTGGTTGCTGTCAGCCTTCCATATAAAAGGGGCCAAGATCACAACTGCCGATAGGCTCACGTACATGACTGTTAATCCTGATAAGATTTCATTTACTTTGGAACCGTTCTTCCGGCCCAAAGTCCTGTcagatttccataggaatcatACTATTACTATTCTATCCTTCGGTCAGGATTTTAAGAATGAAAAGGAACAAAAACTCCATAACTCAGATGTGAGgagagcggtactagcgtaccttgaggcaacaaAACATTTCAGAAAAACTGACCAGCTTTTAATTCATTTTTAGGGGCCAAAGGAAGGATCACTTCTAAGAACTCGATCGCTCGCTGGCTCAGGCGAGCCATCCAAGAGGTGTGCAAGGCCCACGGCATCCCCCCAAAGTACTGAAGGTCCACTCTACCCGAGCGGTGAAGTGTTCTTGAGTGCAGAGAGCACACGCCTCGATTGAGCAAATTTGTTGTACGGCCACATGGGCGTCTAGACTGGACTTATAAGCTTGTTGTGATGCAACCTTCGGTAGGAAAGTACTGCAGGCAGTAGTCCCTCCCTAAAAGCTCTTGCcattatttggtattcctccatcggatgctgtcatgatgtcgtaGGGAAAATGGGAATTTAGTTTACCATtatttccctttcttgaaggcatcatcaCAGCATATGGGcttatccccccctcccccctcctctgccggcatgtttatttttttgtcacatgagtatatatataaatctgtCTTTGGAGGTCAGTGAGGAcaataaaacacaccttctggttgaGAAATtagtcactgtggttatttggaacacaCTGGTGCTTGGTGGAGGGAGAGGTccttttatactctgcctcttcctgttcCTACAGGTCGGCAGAGGAGCAACCTCCATCgaatgctgtcatgatgccttcaagaaagggaataaaCGGTAAACTAAATTCCCGTTTTTCTCATGACTTACTTTGGTTTCACACTTCTGTGAACTAAACATTGGAGCCCCTTCAGAAGAGTGCGGAAGCCGTGTCTGGTATATTGCTTCCATGGCCTTATCACTACATCTCATATACCTCTACATATACAATGCTGCTCACTAAGTCTTTACTTTTGTTATTCAACTGCCGTAATAATTAAAGTTATAGTTAAACAAATAAGAAGGCCTTAAAATAAGATTCACAATCATAtgggagcattaaccctttcaggtaGTCCCAGTAATTCCAAGACAGTCAGCTTTGGACTCGCTTGCCCTTTTCTTCGTCTGGGCAGCTGCTGACCTTTACACGACCATCCGGTCTCTGACTCATAGAAAGAGTGGGGAGCGagactccctctcccccccccccttcccccatgcactATGCACACTATCTTCGGCCTCTAGGTCATTCAGGCCTTTTGGTTTGCCAACTTCCGATTTCTTGACCACTCTGCAGTTGGCCCCATTCTATCCTTTGTGGCGGCTCCCAAGCATGGGGGTATGGTTGCATGTCTTGCTGAAGTTGTAATATGGCCTCCATtactttaaaaggggtttccagttgtaaactattgatggcctatatgtAGGATAGAC is a window of Eleutherodactylus coqui strain aEleCoq1 chromosome 4, aEleCoq1.hap1, whole genome shotgun sequence DNA encoding:
- the LOC136624332 gene encoding oocyte zinc finger protein XlCOF6-like isoform X10 codes for the protein MDSGRKSHRLVKVEEDPIPIDATETHVRGDQPCKEEIPTDDPPGDGSGRSEGCLISSDDHSITQDAYEESPYIPDIPSALHSKDPSSDHFELIQSSDSSQTAKKNKIYERNVKHEKVHSRENPYPCPECGKGFNKKSQLVTHQRIHTGEKPFSCLECGKCFRQKSILGTHRKIHTGEKQFSCSECGKCFEWKSSLEIHRRTHTGEKPFSCSECGKCFKDKSDLIKHQRIHTGAKPFSCSECGKSFRQKTDLVKHQRIHTGERPFSCSECGKCFKQIAALLNHQRIHTGERPFSCLECGKCFNQKAALHKHQITHTGEKPFSCSECGKCFSRKSVLVIHQRIHTAEKPFSCSECGKCFNEKATLVKHQRTHTGERPYSCSECGKCFNQKSDLVKHQRIHTGEKPFSCSECGKCFKLKAFLVRHELIHTGEKPYSCSECGKCFNHKNSLATHERTHTNEKPFACLECGKCFNQSSILVRHQRIHTGEKPFSCSKCGKSFTQKGALVYHERTHTE
- the LOC136624332 gene encoding oocyte zinc finger protein XlCOF6-like isoform X9 — protein: MDKKKDKMAESIFTLTLEILFQLTGEDYTVVKKTSSDGCQAPVSDGWGRPLSPITGPPPHPLILEEINEQKILELTNKMIELLTGEVPIRCQDITVYFSMEEWEYLEGHKDLYKDVMMEDHQRPPSPGRSSKRTAADRCPRPLLPQDDQLVKVEEDPIPIDATETHVRGDQPCKEEIPTDDPPGDGSGRSEGCLISSDDHSITQDAYEESPYIPDIPSALHSKDPSSDHFELIQSSDSSQTAKKNKIYERNVKHEKVHSRENPYPCPECGKGFNKKSQLVTHQRIHTGEKPFSCLECGKCFRQKSILGTHRKIHTGEKQFSCSECGKCFEWKSSLEIHRRTHTGEKPFSCSECGKCFKDKSDLIKHQRIHTGAKPFSCSECGKSFRQKTDLVKHQRIHTGERPFSCSECGKCFKQIAALLNHQRIHTGERPFSCLECGKCFNQKAALHKHQITHTGEKPFSCSECGKCFSRKSVLVIHQRIHTAEKPFSCSECGKCFNEKATLVKHQRTHTGERPYSCSECGKCFNQKSDLVKHQRIHTGEKPFSCSECGKCFKLKAFLVRHELIHTGEKPYSCSECGKCFNHKNSLATHERTHTNEKPFACLECGKCFNQSSILVRHQRIHTGEKPFSCSKCGKSFTQKGALVYHERTHTE